Proteins encoded together in one Nostoc sp. PCC 7524 window:
- the cimA gene encoding citramalate synthase: protein MTTNPSPHIWLYDTTLRDGTQREGLSVSIEDKLRIAHRLDQLGIPFIEGGWPGANPKDVQFFWQLKENPLKQAEIVAFCSTRRPHTTAANEPMLQAILTAGTLWVTIFGKSWDLHVTSGLKTTLDENLAMIRDTIEFFRSQGRRVIYDAEHWFDGYKQNRDYALKTLETAMTAGAEWLVLCDTNGGTLPHEVSQIVQDVVQATGDWVSRGAGEKNTMPNSQFPIPQIGIHTHNDSDTAVANALAAVMAGARMVQGTINGYGERCGNANLCSLIPNLQLKLGYSCITQHQLSQVTEASRFVSEVVNLAPDEHAPFVGSSAFAHKGGIHVSAVERNPLTYEHIQPEQVGNRRRIVISEQSGMSNVLAKARTLGIELDKHNPKAKEILQRLKELESEGYQFEAAEASFALLMYEALGERQKFFEIKGFQVHCDLVEGRESSNALATVKVAVNGENKLEAAEGNGPVAALDAALRKALLNFYPQLANFELTDYKVRILNGHRGTASKTRALVESGNGFQRWTTVGVSTNILAASYQAVVEGLEYGLLLHFQEVRRQGAGGRRLEVTGDR, encoded by the coding sequence ATGACCACAAATCCCTCACCCCATATTTGGCTTTATGACACCACACTCAGGGATGGCACTCAGCGAGAAGGATTATCAGTTTCCATAGAAGACAAGCTACGCATTGCCCACAGACTCGATCAATTAGGGATTCCTTTCATTGAGGGTGGATGGCCTGGAGCCAATCCGAAGGATGTTCAGTTTTTCTGGCAACTCAAAGAAAATCCGCTCAAACAAGCAGAAATTGTTGCATTTTGTTCCACGCGTCGTCCTCATACTACTGCTGCCAATGAACCAATGTTGCAAGCAATTTTGACTGCGGGTACTCTTTGGGTAACAATCTTTGGCAAATCGTGGGATTTACACGTCACATCAGGTTTAAAGACAACTTTAGATGAAAATTTGGCGATGATCCGCGATACTATCGAGTTTTTTCGCTCTCAAGGGCGGCGCGTCATTTACGATGCTGAACACTGGTTTGATGGCTACAAACAAAATCGTGATTATGCTCTCAAAACGTTAGAGACAGCAATGACAGCTGGTGCTGAGTGGCTAGTTCTCTGTGACACTAATGGGGGTACTTTACCTCACGAAGTTAGTCAAATAGTTCAAGATGTGGTTCAGGCGACTGGGGACTGGGTAAGTAGGGGAGCAGGGGAGAAAAATACCATGCCCAATTCCCAATTCCCAATTCCCCAAATCGGTATTCATACTCATAATGATTCAGATACAGCTGTAGCCAATGCCCTGGCAGCAGTTATGGCAGGGGCAAGAATGGTGCAAGGCACAATTAATGGTTATGGTGAACGTTGCGGTAATGCTAACCTATGTTCACTAATTCCTAATTTACAACTAAAACTAGGTTATAGCTGTATCACACAACACCAGCTCAGTCAAGTCACAGAAGCTAGTCGTTTTGTCAGTGAGGTGGTGAACTTAGCCCCTGATGAACACGCTCCTTTTGTGGGTAGTTCGGCTTTTGCCCACAAAGGCGGTATTCATGTCTCGGCGGTGGAACGTAATCCTCTCACCTATGAACATATTCAACCTGAACAAGTGGGAAACCGCCGCCGCATTGTGATTTCAGAACAATCTGGCATGAGTAATGTTTTAGCTAAAGCCCGTACTTTGGGGATTGAACTCGATAAGCACAATCCCAAGGCTAAGGAAATTCTCCAGCGTCTCAAAGAATTGGAAAGTGAAGGGTATCAATTTGAGGCGGCTGAGGCGAGTTTTGCCCTGTTGATGTATGAAGCTTTGGGGGAACGCCAAAAGTTTTTTGAAATCAAAGGGTTTCAAGTTCACTGTGACTTAGTGGAAGGGAGAGAATCTAGTAATGCCTTAGCCACAGTGAAAGTAGCTGTTAATGGTGAAAATAAACTAGAAGCTGCTGAAGGTAATGGCCCTGTGGCTGCCTTGGATGCCGCTTTACGCAAAGCTCTGCTCAATTTTTATCCTCAACTGGCTAATTTTGAGTTGACTGATTACAAAGTGCGAATTCTCAACGGACATCGCGGTACAGCTTCCAAAACTCGCGCACTGGTGGAATCAGGTAATGGTTTTCAACGCTGGACAACTGTAGGAGTTTCAACAAATATCTTGGCAGCTTCCTATCAGGCAGTTGTAGAGGGTTTGGAGTATGGGTTGTTATTGCACTTTCAGGAAGTCAGGAGGCAGGGGGCAGGGGGCAGGAGGTTAGAGGTGACAGGTGACAGGTGA
- a CDS encoding 2Fe-2S iron-sulfur cluster-binding protein gives MPKVIAQGRTIECDRGTNLRKILLKSSIDLYNDGAKVINCRGIGSCGTCAVKVEGEVSAANWRDQARRSLPPHSPTKDLRLACQTQVLGDVRVTKFDGFWGQGSQIVWQPEG, from the coding sequence ATGCCTAAAGTAATAGCTCAGGGTAGAACAATTGAGTGCGATCGCGGTACAAATTTACGCAAAATTCTGCTAAAAAGCAGTATTGACCTCTACAATGACGGTGCTAAGGTAATAAACTGTCGTGGAATTGGTAGTTGTGGTACCTGTGCAGTCAAAGTAGAAGGTGAGGTGTCGGCAGCGAATTGGCGTGATCAGGCGCGGCGATCGCTTCCTCCCCATTCTCCTACAAAAGACCTGCGTTTAGCCTGTCAAACTCAAGTATTAGGGGATGTGCGAGTAACTAAATTTGACGGATTTTGGGGTCAAGGTTCTCAAATTGTGTGGCAACCAGAAGGTTAG
- the thiO gene encoding glycine oxidase ThiO, with protein MTRDILIIGGGVMGLAIAVELKLRGAEVTVLCRDYQAAASHAAAGMLAPDAEKITDGAMKSLCWRSRLLYPDWTRKLEDLTGLNTGYWACGILAPVYEQQASKEDSPAYWLDQTAIHQYQPGLGADVIGGWWYPEDAQVDNRALVRVLWTAAESLGVELKDGITVEAFLQQQGQVVGVQTNTGIIRANHYVLATGAWANDLLPLPVRPRKGQMLSVRVPESVPELPLKRVLFGENTYIVPRRNRSIIIGATSEDVGFTPQNTPAGMQTLLQGAIRLYPQLQNYPIQDLWWGYRPATPDELPILGASYCPNLTLATGHYRNGILLAPITAALIADYIWEQKSDPLLSHFHYSRFQKQSSTTPMLIHSLFPTPPLPTSHSPLPSDSPLIIAGKTFHSRLMTGTGKYRSIEEMQQSVEASGCQIVTVAVRRVQTKAPGHEGLAEALDWSKIWMLPNTAGCQTAEEAIRVARLGREMAKLLGQEDNNFIKLEVIPDQKYLLPDPIGTVQAAEQLVKEGFAVLPYINADPMLAKRLEEAGCATVMPLAAPIGSGQGLKTTANIQIIIENANVPVVVDAGIGAPSEASQAMELGADALLINSAIALAQNPTAMAHAMNLATVAGRLAYLAGRMPIKTYASASSPLTGTIN; from the coding sequence ATGACTAGAGACATTTTAATTATTGGTGGCGGCGTGATGGGCTTGGCGATCGCCGTTGAACTGAAATTGCGCGGGGCAGAAGTCACCGTGCTTTGTCGTGACTACCAAGCTGCTGCTTCCCATGCCGCCGCCGGGATGTTGGCTCCAGATGCAGAAAAAATTACCGATGGAGCCATGAAATCTTTGTGTTGGCGATCGCGCTTATTATATCCAGACTGGACACGCAAACTAGAAGATTTAACAGGTTTAAATACTGGTTACTGGGCTTGTGGTATTTTAGCCCCAGTCTATGAACAGCAGGCAAGTAAGGAAGATTCACCTGCTTACTGGTTAGATCAAACAGCTATTCATCAATATCAGCCAGGGTTAGGAGCAGATGTAATTGGTGGTTGGTGGTATCCAGAGGATGCTCAAGTTGATAATCGTGCTTTAGTGCGTGTGCTGTGGACGGCGGCTGAGTCCCTTGGTGTGGAACTCAAAGATGGAATTACAGTAGAAGCATTTTTACAGCAACAGGGGCAGGTAGTAGGTGTCCAAACTAACACAGGAATAATTCGTGCTAATCACTATGTTTTAGCCACAGGTGCGTGGGCTAATGATTTATTGCCTTTACCAGTGCGGCCTCGCAAGGGGCAAATGTTGAGTGTCCGAGTTCCGGAATCTGTGCCAGAGTTACCTTTAAAACGAGTTTTGTTTGGTGAAAATACTTATATTGTACCAAGACGAAACCGTTCTATTATTATTGGGGCAACCAGCGAAGATGTCGGTTTTACTCCCCAAAACACTCCGGCTGGGATGCAAACCTTACTGCAAGGAGCCATCCGTCTCTATCCTCAACTACAAAACTATCCCATCCAGGATTTGTGGTGGGGTTATCGTCCAGCCACTCCTGATGAATTACCCATCTTAGGGGCTAGCTATTGTCCAAATCTGACCTTGGCTACTGGTCATTACCGCAATGGTATATTGCTTGCACCCATAACTGCCGCACTGATAGCCGATTACATCTGGGAACAAAAATCAGACCCCCTACTGTCTCACTTCCACTATTCACGTTTTCAAAAACAGTCATCTACCACCCCCATGCTCATCCACTCTCTATTCCCCACTCCTCCACTCCCCACTTCCCACTCCCCACTTCCTTCAGACTCCCCCCTCATCATTGCTGGCAAAACCTTCCATTCTCGCTTAATGACTGGGACAGGCAAATACCGCAGCATTGAAGAAATGCAGCAAAGTGTTGAGGCTAGCGGTTGTCAGATAGTGACAGTAGCAGTCAGACGGGTACAAACTAAAGCGCCTGGACATGAAGGTTTAGCAGAGGCGTTGGATTGGTCAAAAATCTGGATGTTACCTAACACAGCAGGTTGTCAAACCGCAGAAGAGGCGATTCGGGTGGCGCGTTTGGGACGAGAAATGGCGAAGCTATTGGGACAAGAAGATAATAACTTTATCAAGTTAGAAGTTATACCAGATCAAAAATATTTATTACCTGATCCCATAGGTACAGTGCAAGCCGCCGAACAATTGGTAAAAGAAGGTTTTGCTGTTTTACCCTACATCAATGCTGATCCCATGTTAGCCAAGCGTTTAGAAGAAGCCGGTTGTGCGACAGTCATGCCTTTAGCTGCACCCATTGGTTCGGGACAGGGTTTAAAAACAACTGCCAATATTCAAATCATCATTGAAAATGCCAATGTGCCGGTAGTAGTCGATGCTGGGATTGGCGCACCTTCAGAAGCATCTCAGGCGATGGAATTGGGAGCAGATGCCTTATTAATTAATAGTGCGATCGCACTCGCTCAAAATCCAACCGCAATGGCTCACGCTATGAATTTAGCAACAGTCGCCGGACGTTTAGCATATCTTGCAGGGCGAATGCCCATCAAAACCTACGCCAGTGCTAGTTCACCGCTTACGGGTACGATTAATTAG
- the psb34 gene encoding photosystem II assembly protein Psb34 — MPYTNEEGGRLNNFAQEPKIYQAEPPTDVQKRNYIILGVAATILVGGLIFVAFSVSNLS, encoded by the coding sequence ATGCCCTATACCAATGAAGAAGGCGGACGTTTAAATAATTTTGCCCAAGAACCTAAAATTTATCAAGCAGAACCTCCCACGGATGTACAAAAGCGTAATTACATCATTCTAGGAGTCGCCGCTACAATTTTGGTTGGCGGTCTGATTTTCGTCGCCTTCTCTGTTTCAAATCTCAGTTAA
- a CDS encoding tetratricopeptide repeat protein has protein sequence MSVNDTAHSDNSAWNRQVYHRLKLALSLGLRRQLFLAVCDDLQLRNQVAARLHSTLAYPVGQVLYQPGDGQDSTPAYPRLVTLRLNLNEPNPIEQINQWLTNYPPPIVGVSKDSPGRPLPIPTFQIVGVEQLTKQPVACQRLFLHYLHLCEQYFSAPESSRFLESSVLLWVSRPWLSAIQQSAPQFWRWRTGVFVFAGEPTPATQNQSHPERFSRSRSVNLGNFEQSTLDDSGMETEVRVADTTALEFGDDLDLLKEIPGNPAQFPDEVSVSISELLITKQKQQELSAKSNIVKTPSLLSLSHVSQELKELVLATSHQNVTQQGDDWQPRELLLGIEQLHSQKASGEVLAAAYHQLGNLYRLHIEQGQSTLENLMVAIIAYQEAITYDDNSPELPNILNDLGTLYWMLYRTPPNSEDGQTYIEQGIEFYHLALKMSPPETHPETYARVQNNLGTAYGDLARFASPAENWQKAVSAYSEALRYRTVELDPLKYAACQNNLGTAYWHLAQYNQPVVHLKKAIASYKQALAHYNPQNEPLKYGMIQNNIGTAYWNVAQYEQPGENLQLAINVYREALKYRTPANVPSACAATQNNLGTAYWHLANFAQTPKEARQKLLQLCIDAYEEAIALANSLGSAALSFDLFATHNNLGLAHYQLVTDNTFDGDKARRSQHLEAALDNHLQALHGLSKQPEAYQTTFTYIVKTIRAFHNELGIQGQNLALSKVPGHLLPEILPKL, from the coding sequence ATGAGCGTGAATGATACTGCACACTCCGATAATTCTGCTTGGAACAGGCAAGTATATCACCGTCTAAAACTTGCTCTCAGTCTTGGTTTACGGCGACAACTATTTTTAGCCGTGTGTGATGATTTACAGTTAAGAAATCAGGTAGCTGCCCGACTGCATTCTACTTTGGCTTATCCTGTAGGGCAGGTGTTATATCAGCCAGGGGATGGTCAGGATAGTACACCCGCCTACCCCCGATTAGTGACTTTGCGTTTGAATTTAAATGAGCCAAACCCCATAGAACAAATCAATCAGTGGTTGACTAATTACCCTCCGCCAATTGTCGGTGTATCTAAAGACAGTCCAGGAAGGCCTTTACCAATACCAACATTTCAGATTGTTGGTGTAGAGCAGCTCACGAAACAACCAGTAGCCTGTCAGCGTTTATTTTTACATTATCTGCACTTATGCGAACAGTATTTTTCTGCTCCAGAATCTAGCCGATTTCTCGAATCTAGCGTGTTATTGTGGGTATCGCGTCCTTGGTTGTCTGCTATTCAGCAGTCAGCGCCGCAGTTTTGGCGTTGGCGTACTGGTGTATTTGTATTTGCTGGAGAACCTACACCAGCAACACAAAATCAAAGTCATCCAGAGCGTTTTTCTAGATCCAGAAGTGTAAACTTAGGGAATTTTGAACAATCCACGCTAGATGATTCAGGTATGGAAACAGAAGTCAGAGTTGCGGATACCACAGCACTAGAATTTGGAGATGATCTGGACTTGCTAAAAGAAATACCAGGCAATCCAGCGCAATTCCCAGATGAAGTTTCAGTATCAATTTCAGAATTATTAATTACTAAGCAAAAACAACAGGAACTCTCTGCTAAATCTAATATAGTTAAAACCCCATCACTGTTGTCTTTGTCTCATGTCAGCCAAGAATTAAAAGAGCTAGTATTAGCAACAAGTCACCAAAACGTAACCCAACAGGGAGATGACTGGCAACCACGGGAACTACTCTTAGGAATTGAGCAATTACACTCACAAAAAGCTTCCGGAGAGGTATTGGCGGCAGCTTATCATCAGTTGGGTAACTTATATCGGCTTCACATAGAGCAGGGACAATCAACGTTAGAAAATTTGATGGTAGCAATTATTGCCTATCAGGAAGCTATTACTTACGATGATAACTCTCCCGAATTGCCCAACATTCTTAATGATTTGGGTACACTTTATTGGATGCTCTATCGTACACCGCCCAATTCGGAAGACGGACAAACTTATATAGAGCAAGGCATAGAGTTCTATCATTTGGCTCTAAAAATGTCTCCCCCAGAAACCCACCCGGAAACTTATGCACGGGTGCAAAATAATTTGGGGACAGCCTACGGTGATTTAGCACGCTTTGCTAGTCCGGCAGAGAATTGGCAGAAGGCGGTTTCAGCATATAGTGAAGCTTTGCGCTACCGCACGGTGGAATTAGATCCATTGAAGTATGCAGCTTGTCAGAATAATTTAGGTACTGCCTACTGGCACTTAGCACAATATAATCAACCAGTTGTACATTTAAAGAAAGCGATCGCTTCTTACAAACAAGCATTAGCTCACTACAATCCCCAAAATGAACCCCTAAAATATGGGATGATTCAAAACAATATTGGTACTGCCTATTGGAATGTGGCACAGTACGAACAGCCTGGGGAAAATCTGCAACTAGCTATTAATGTCTACCGCGAAGCCTTAAAATATCGCACTCCCGCTAATGTTCCCAGTGCTTGCGCGGCGACACAAAATAATTTAGGTACTGCTTACTGGCATTTAGCTAACTTTGCCCAAACACCTAAAGAGGCGCGGCAAAAGTTACTGCAATTGTGTATTGATGCTTATGAAGAAGCTATCGCTTTGGCTAATTCACTCGGCAGTGCTGCGTTAAGCTTTGATTTGTTTGCTACTCATAATAATTTGGGACTGGCGCATTATCAGTTAGTTACAGATAATACTTTTGATGGAGATAAAGCTAGGCGATCGCAACACCTAGAAGCCGCATTAGACAACCATTTGCAAGCTTTACATGGTTTGAGTAAACAACCAGAGGCTTATCAAACAACTTTCACCTATATAGTGAAAACTATTCGTGCTTTCCACAATGAATTAGGCATCCAAGGACAAAATTTAGCTTTATCTAAAGTTCCTGGACATTTGTTACCGGAAATTTTACCTAAGTTGTAA
- a CDS encoding SDR family NAD(P)-dependent oxidoreductase gives MNLQGKVALITGASRGIGRAIAIELAQQGVQRLILVARDRQKLREVAEEIEAMGVQATTLAIDLTQATEVNIAIAQLWRSYGPIHLLINCAGVAYQNSFLRSKLPQLQEELSVNLLGMYTLTSLIAKRMASQRQGTIINVSSLMGKVAAPTMATYSATKFAILGFTQALRRELAEYNIQVKALLPSLTDTDMVRDFKLFRWVIPMTPQQVAKALVIGLEKDAPEILVGWQSHLAVWCQRLAPGLLELLLKIAAPTAPKTLEQPSLFTKIQRFGDFLFSAQRLPFVFARKS, from the coding sequence ATGAATCTTCAAGGCAAAGTTGCCCTGATTACAGGGGCTTCTCGTGGAATTGGGCGAGCGATCGCCATAGAATTAGCACAACAAGGTGTACAACGGCTGATCTTAGTAGCACGCGATCGGCAAAAATTAAGGGAAGTAGCCGAAGAAATTGAGGCGATGGGTGTGCAAGCTACAACCTTGGCCATTGATTTAACACAAGCAACAGAAGTTAATATTGCGATCGCTCAACTTTGGCGCAGTTACGGCCCGATTCACCTACTGATTAACTGTGCGGGGGTAGCTTACCAAAACTCATTTTTGCGTTCCAAACTCCCGCAACTGCAAGAAGAACTGTCTGTAAATTTATTGGGAATGTACACCCTCACCAGTCTGATAGCCAAACGCATGGCTAGCCAACGACAGGGGACAATTATCAATGTTTCCAGTTTAATGGGGAAAGTAGCCGCACCCACAATGGCTACATATTCAGCTACTAAGTTTGCCATTTTAGGATTTACCCAAGCCTTGCGGCGAGAACTAGCGGAGTACAATATCCAGGTAAAAGCTTTATTACCTTCCCTCACCGACACAGATATGGTAAGGGACTTCAAACTATTTCGCTGGGTGATCCCTATGACTCCGCAGCAAGTAGCCAAAGCCCTTGTCATAGGATTAGAAAAAGATGCACCAGAAATTTTAGTGGGTTGGCAAAGTCATTTAGCAGTTTGGTGTCAACGTTTAGCACCGGGATTGCTGGAGTTGCTATTAAAAATAGCAGCACCCACAGCACCAAAAACACTAGAACAACCAAGTTTATTCACTAAAATCCAGCGTTTTGGTGATTTCTTGTTCTCTGCACAAAGGTTGCCCTTTGTCTTTGCCCGCAAGTCCTGA
- a CDS encoding alpha/beta hydrolase: MKKILKYLSLGLLSTFLSANPGLSAERISFFYPPFGEFSLPVDSLETFAKEGKIDSDLRFYSQRATPEQLTQLRELLQIRFNVTPTLVSQVTYSPVGEQLLQRLGELLLTDSRRNGFYALRAALILSAASPEGLSVINVLRKFPSNRVRLNFTEAVKIVDDLSQLLKTRDRVVTALQQQALIQTLQSNFDFSVLPDLRSPGEFRWQKISWTLNDLSRDRRLPVDLYLPTTTAESAIKQPFPLVVISHGVASDRYTFAYLAEHLASYGFAVAVLEHPGSNAKRFQQYFAGLAEPPEPKEFIDRPLDIKFLLDELQRRESFDPKLKGKLNFEQVGAIGQSFGGYTVLASAGAKFNFEELRQECQPDNSNLNVSLILQCQATQLVLDNYVLQDERIKAIIAINPVNSAIFGERGISQIQVPVMLVAGSQDIFAPPVPEQIRPFTWLTNPNKYLALIENSTHFTFIGESPAESNVLPVPDGLLGPDRAVAYSYLKALSVAFLETNLRDRTEYRVYLQPSYAQYISTSPLNLSLLDFLSTEQLNQAMRK; this comes from the coding sequence ATGAAAAAAATTCTAAAATACCTAAGTTTAGGTTTACTATCTACATTTTTATCTGCTAATCCCGGCTTAAGCGCAGAACGTATCAGTTTTTTTTACCCTCCTTTTGGGGAGTTTTCCTTACCTGTTGATTCATTAGAAACTTTTGCCAAAGAAGGGAAGATAGATAGTGATTTGAGATTTTATTCCCAACGCGCCACTCCTGAACAACTGACTCAACTGCGGGAACTACTTCAGATTCGCTTCAATGTCACGCCTACGTTAGTATCTCAAGTGACTTATTCACCAGTCGGTGAACAATTATTACAACGACTAGGAGAATTACTGTTAACTGATTCTCGCCGCAATGGTTTCTATGCTTTGCGTGCTGCTTTAATTTTGTCGGCTGCTTCTCCAGAAGGTTTATCAGTTATCAATGTCCTGCGGAAGTTTCCTAGTAATAGGGTACGACTAAATTTTACAGAAGCGGTCAAGATAGTTGATGACTTGTCGCAATTGCTCAAAACTAGGGATAGAGTTGTTACTGCCTTGCAACAACAAGCGTTGATCCAAACTCTCCAATCTAATTTTGATTTCTCTGTATTGCCAGACTTGCGATCGCCTGGAGAGTTCCGTTGGCAAAAAATCAGCTGGACATTAAATGATCTGTCTCGCGATCGCCGCCTCCCTGTGGATTTGTACCTACCCACCACAACCGCCGAAAGTGCTATAAAACAGCCATTCCCTTTAGTTGTCATTTCTCATGGTGTTGCTTCAGACCGCTACACATTTGCTTATTTAGCTGAACATCTAGCATCCTATGGTTTTGCTGTAGCTGTATTAGAACATCCTGGTAGTAATGCTAAACGCTTTCAGCAATACTTTGCTGGTTTGGCAGAACCACCTGAACCAAAGGAATTTATCGACCGACCTTTAGATATCAAGTTTCTACTAGATGAACTGCAACGGAGGGAATCTTTTGATCCCAAGCTAAAGGGAAAACTCAATTTCGAGCAGGTAGGGGCAATTGGTCAATCTTTTGGTGGTTATACTGTTTTAGCTTCAGCAGGTGCAAAGTTTAACTTTGAAGAACTCCGCCAAGAGTGTCAACCCGATAATTCCAATTTAAATGTATCGCTGATTTTGCAGTGTCAAGCAACTCAGTTAGTTTTAGACAACTATGTGTTACAGGATGAGCGTATTAAGGCAATCATTGCCATTAATCCTGTTAATAGTGCGATTTTTGGTGAACGTGGGATCAGTCAAATTCAAGTTCCTGTGATGTTGGTAGCAGGTAGTCAAGATATTTTCGCTCCACCAGTACCTGAACAAATTCGCCCCTTTACTTGGCTGACTAACCCCAATAAATACTTAGCCTTAATCGAAAATAGCACTCACTTTACTTTTATCGGAGAATCGCCTGCTGAAAGTAATGTATTACCTGTACCTGATGGTTTACTAGGCCCTGATCGTGCTGTTGCTTATTCCTATCTCAAAGCCTTAAGCGTAGCTTTTTTAGAAACTAATCTTCGCGATCGCACTGAATACCGCGTTTATTTACAACCATCCTACGCACAATATATTAGTACATCTCCCCTGAATCTCAGTCTGTTAGATTTTTTGAGTACAGAGCAGTTGAATCAAGCAATGAGGAAATAG
- the rpsD gene encoding 30S ribosomal protein S4 produces MSRYRGPRLRIVRRLGELPGLTRKSARRAYPPGQHGQNRKKRSEYAIRLEEKQKLRCNYGLTEKQLLRYVRKARRVTGSTGQVLLQLLEMRLDNTVFRMGMAPTIPAARQLVNHGHVTVNGRVVDIASYQTRPGEVIAVRDRTQSRKLVENNLQYPGLANLPNHLEFDKNKLEGKVNSVIEREWVALQVNELLVVEYYSRQA; encoded by the coding sequence ATGTCCCGATATAGAGGGCCACGGCTTAGAATTGTACGTCGCTTAGGCGAATTGCCAGGATTAACTCGTAAGAGCGCAAGACGCGCCTATCCCCCAGGACAGCACGGTCAGAACCGCAAGAAGCGTTCTGAATATGCTATTCGTCTAGAAGAAAAGCAAAAGCTGCGTTGTAACTATGGTTTGACTGAAAAGCAGCTGTTACGCTATGTGCGTAAAGCTAGACGTGTAACTGGTTCTACTGGACAAGTGCTATTGCAATTGCTAGAAATGCGCTTGGATAATACCGTTTTCCGCATGGGTATGGCTCCCACTATCCCAGCAGCTAGACAGTTGGTCAATCATGGTCACGTTACGGTTAATGGTCGTGTGGTAGATATCGCCAGCTACCAAACCCGTCCCGGAGAGGTGATTGCTGTTAGAGATAGAACGCAATCACGGAAGTTGGTAGAAAACAACTTACAATATCCCGGTTTGGCTAACCTTCCCAATCACTTAGAGTTTGATAAAAACAAGTTGGAAGGTAAGGTGAACAGTGTCATTGAGCGAGAATGGGTGGCACTACAAGTTAACGAACTGCTAGTTGTGGAATACTACTCACGACAAGCTTAA
- the moaA gene encoding GTP 3',8-cyclase MoaA: protein MNQVDYLRISLIDRCNFRCQYCMPEGAELDYILKQQLLTDEELLTLIQEVFIPVGFRRFRLTGGEPLLRPRVVDLVGAIASLEQTQDLAMTTNGFLLAPLAQSLYDAGLRRINISLDSLDPDIFDQIIGSRGRSRWQQVWDGIQAAYRVGFDPLKLNVVVIPGVNDHEILDLAALTIDKQWHVRFIEFMPIGNGELFSDRGWISSAELRQQIRDRWGLTESQVCGAGPADVFQIPGAKGTLGFISQMSECFCDRCNRMRLSADGWLRPCLLNETGQINLKTALRSGVSIHQLQKQVRHLLAIKPEINFKQRDSGTQGTYSRTMSQIGG from the coding sequence ATGAATCAGGTAGATTACCTCCGCATCAGTCTTATAGATCGCTGTAATTTTCGCTGCCAGTATTGTATGCCAGAGGGGGCAGAGCTAGATTATATCCTCAAGCAACAGTTATTAACTGATGAGGAATTACTAACGTTAATTCAAGAGGTATTTATTCCGGTTGGTTTTCGGCGCTTCCGGTTAACGGGGGGAGAACCATTACTGCGTCCCCGTGTGGTGGATTTAGTAGGAGCGATCGCATCTTTAGAGCAAACTCAAGACCTCGCTATGACTACCAACGGGTTTTTATTAGCTCCCCTAGCGCAGAGTCTCTATGATGCAGGTTTGAGGCGGATTAATATTAGCCTGGATTCCCTTGATCCTGATATTTTTGACCAAATTATTGGTAGTCGGGGGCGTTCTCGTTGGCAACAAGTGTGGGATGGAATTCAAGCAGCTTATCGTGTCGGATTTGACCCCTTGAAACTCAATGTAGTGGTAATTCCAGGGGTTAACGACCATGAAATTTTGGATTTAGCGGCTTTAACCATTGATAAACAATGGCACGTCCGATTTATTGAGTTTATGCCAATTGGTAATGGGGAATTATTTAGCGATCGCGGTTGGATTTCATCTGCCGAATTACGCCAACAAATCCGCGATCGCTGGGGCTTGACAGAATCTCAAGTTTGTGGCGCAGGCCCAGCCGATGTATTTCAAATTCCTGGTGCGAAGGGGACACTAGGATTTATCAGTCAAATGTCAGAATGTTTTTGCGATCGCTGTAACCGGATGCGTCTGAGTGCAGACGGTTGGCTTAGACCATGTTTATTAAATGAAACTGGTCAAATCAACTTAAAAACTGCTCTGCGTTCTGGTGTGAGCATCCACCAGTTACAAAAGCAGGTTAGACATTTATTAGCAATTAAGCCAGAAATTAACTTTAAACAGCGAGACTCTGGGACTCAAGGAACTTACAGCCGCACCATGTCCCAAATTGGGGGTTAG